The Streptococcus equi subsp. equi nucleotide sequence GAAATAGCTGAATAGAGCCGTTCTTAGTGCGATAGGCCTTTAAGCCTTCAAAGGCTTGTTGCCCATAATGCAGAGCTGGTGCACTTTCTGAGATGTGCAGGGTAGCATCTTCTGTTAAGCGACCTGCGTCCCATTTGCCGTCCTTGTAATATGATACATAGCGAAATGGCAGCTTACGGTATTCAAAGCCTAAGTTTTCCCAATCAATAGCTGTTGTCATTATCCTACCTCTTTTCTTTTTGTATTCTTTTCTTCATTGTTTTGCATCTTTTTTCGATGAAAGACTCAGAGCCCTCACTGGTACAGCGAAAAAGCTTTGGCTAGATGAGCCTTGCAGCAGCGACCTCCTGATCTGAAATGCTCTCTGAAATAAAGGAGCCATTACTTGTCCTATCTGATAGAGACAGGCTATTGAGAGCAAGCTGGTATTGTTGACCAGTCTTACTAATAACCTCTAATTGCTGGTCACTAGCTGTGTCCTCTGAATCATGTGTAAATAAGTCAATGGTACCTGTTGTAGTATCTCCTTTTACCATTCCTGCCAAGAAAACTCTGTGTGGCTTGGTCTTTAATTCTCGTAACACCGGCAGACCTCTGTTAGCTCGGCTGGTCTGTGGAATATCAGCAATCGCCACTCGCTTTAGTGCTCCTCTTTGCGTCAGCACAAAGAAGGAATCAGCATTGACTGGGCAGGCAGAAACCAAGTAATCCTGAGCCTTTAGGTTAATTCCTTTAACTCCGGCAGCCTTTAGGCCCTGAATCGGTATTTCTTGGCTAGAAAACCGCAAGGCGTAGCCCTGCTGCGTCACCAAAAGAAGATCTTCCATGATAATTGGTGCTATTGCCACAATGCGATCATCTATGTCTTTTAGCTTGGCGTATTTAATTGATTTTGATTTGTAGGTTCGCCAAGGCGTCAGCTCCTTGCGCTCAAACCGTTTAATCAGTCCATGCTGTGTCACTGAGATATATAGTCCCTCTTCAAAGGACTGGATCAACTCAGCATATATCACCAGCTCATCAGCAGCAAAATTAGCAATAGCCTGTGATAAATGCTCCCCGATGTCCTTCCAGCGCAAGTCAGTCAGCTCATAGACCGGACGGTAAATAACATTACCTAAATTAGTAAAGAGTAACAGGTGGTCTGTTGTCTTAGCCTGCTTAACAAAGATCAGATGATCATCATCACGCTTACCAATTTCCTCAAGGCTTGAGGCGTGAAATGACCTAGGGCTTGTTCGCTTGATATAGCCTCCCTGAGTCACACTGACAAAGGTTTCTTCCTCCAAAATAAGACTAGCAGAATCAATTTCAATCGCTTGGCTTTCAGCCTGCAGCTCTGATAAACGCGGCCCTGCAAACTTTTTCTTGACCTCTCTTAGCTCACGCTTCATCACGTTATACATGGTTGCTTCATCACCAATAATGGCAGAGAGAGTTGTGATGAGCTCTCTTAGGTCATGTTCTTCCTGCTGGAGGGTAACAATATCTGTATTGGTCAGTCGATAAAGCTGTAAGGTTACGATAGCCTCTGCTTGTTCCTCTGAAAAATCATAGCTGACCTTTAGGTTTTCCTTGGCGTCAGCCTTATTGTCAGAAGCTCGGATCAGCGCGATAATCTCATCTAAAATAGATAAGACACGTATCAAGCCCTCAACAATATGCAATCTCTTTTCAGCCTTTTCCTTGTCAAACTGAGAGCGCTTGATAATAATACTTTTGCGGTGAGCGATATAGCTTGATAAGATTTTTTGCAATCCAACCTGACGAGGCGTAAAATGATCAATCGCAACCATATTAAAATTATAATTGACTTGAAGCTCGGTATACTTCAACAAATAATTCAAGATGGTTTGGCTGTCAGCGTCTTTTTTGAGCTCAATAGCAATGCGTAGCCCTGTACGGTCTGACTCATCACGCACCTCTGCTATGTCTGGAACCTTGTTATTAACCCGAACATCATCAATTTTTTTAACTAGGACAGCTTTATTGACCTCATAAGGAAGTTCGGTCACAATGATCTGCTGCTTGCCTCCCTTTAGATCCTCAATTTCAGTTCTGGAGCGAACAACAACGCGGCTCTTACCTGTTTCGTAGGCTTTTTTAATTTCGGCTGCTCCTTGGATAATACCACCTGTTGGAAAATCAGGACCCGGCAATAGCTCCATTAACTTATCCAGCTTGGCATTTGGGTGGTCAATCATATAAATAACAGCATCGATCACCTCTGACAAATTATGTGGTGGAATATCTGTAGCATAGCCTGCTGAGATCCCTGATGAGCCATTGACCAATAGATTTGGAAAGGCAGCTGGCAATACTGTTGGCTCTTTTTCGGTATCGTCAAAATTCCAAGCAAATGGCACTGTTTTTTTATCGATGTCCTGTAGCAGGTAACCAGCAATTTCAGATAATCTTGCCTCAGTGTACCGCATAGCTGCCGGTGGATCACCGTCCATCGAGCCGTTATTGCCATGCATTTCCACAAGAATTTCACGATTCTTCCAATCCTGACTCATGCGTACCATAGCGTCATAGATCGAAGAATCTCCATGCGGGTGGAAATTGCCCATGATATTACCAACAGACTTGGCTGACTTGCGGTAGCCCTTTTCAAAGGTATTACCGTCCTTATTCATAGAATAAAGAATGCGGCGCTGAACAGGCTTTAGACCATCTCGAATATCAGGAAGCGCTCGCTCCTGAATGATGTATTTGGAGTAGCGTCCAAAACGCTCTCCCATGATGTCCTCAAGGGACATGTTTTGAATATTACTCATAAGATACAAAGGGACGTTTCGCTTGCGAAATTTTTCCGTAAAAAATGCTGGAACTGACGACGTGTCCTTGGACACTAGGAGGTTACCGATTTTTCTAGGAAAAATAGTCCCGTGTTCAGTTAGTAAACTAGCTGAACATTCCTTTCTTTGTTTCTTTCAGAAAGATATCTCTTTCTTTAATTAGTTTTTTTTGAAAGTTCCTTTAGGTAGTGGGGACAGAAGCGAACCTACGGTTCCATTCCTAAATTTCGAGACTTCGGCTCGAAATTTCCCTCGAAGATAATCGTAAGCGATTATCTTCTTTTCACTACGGCAGGAGCTTTCAGAATGGGCTCGCTACGCTCCCCTATCGCTAGGATTAGCAGTTTCTAGGAAATCCATCCCACACCCAGCAAGAGACCTCTCACTGAGCTTTCCTTTCTGTTAGATTGTCTATTATATTCAAAAAATAGTATAAAGCTAGCCTATTTACAGCTAGCTGTCACTGATCACTCTTAACAGCTGATAAACCCTATCAGACCACTCGACCAAGCCTTCGCCTTTATAGTCTAGGTAATGAACCCTTGAGCGTAAGGCCTTTGGAATAATTGCTTCAAAGCGCTGCTGCCAGCTTTTAGGAATAATGCAAGCCTGCAATTCCTCCAAACTAAGCTCGTCTTTGATCTTGGCAGGGTGATAGCCATCAAAAACATAGCCTTTCATCTGACAAATATCAGAATAGCTATAGTGAAAGCTAACTCCGGGTACAAAATGCTCTCTTAAGTCCTTTTCATTTGGCATACGATTAAGCAATCTCTCCATAGCCAAGCGATAGCCTGAGGTCGTATTGGACCAGCCAAGCATCACATAATGAAAATAATCAGCAGGATCACCAGCAGCATTTCGATCACTCCTAGCCAACTCCTGTGCCGTTACCCCAAAAGCTCTTACAGCAGACAATAGCCTTCCTGTCTTAAAAATGCTTAGAGCAGCCGCTACAGTGCAGGTATGACTTAAATAAGGACAACAGACTGCCTCTCCATTGATGTTAAATGTTGAAGCCACCAATTTACAGCTAGGCCTAAAGAGATAGGCACAAGCATGTGCTTCAAGAAATTGATGAACCTCTTCAAGAAGCTTGCTGTCCTGACAGCTAATGTCTGTTTGACGATGATTCCATTTTTCGTAGGCACAAAAGGCTGCTAGCTTTTCCAGTTCCCAAGCCTTGATATTGGGATAATCTGTCAATGCAAAATAATAGGTGCCTCCCCACTGAAGACTGTAGCTTTGTTGACAAATATCTAGCTTCATCACTGTTACCTCAATGATTACAATCCTTGATAAATGAATGCTGAGCACATGAATAGCAATTTGATATGAGATATTTTAGAACCCTCCTTAGGAAAAATGCCTTAAAAAACCGTATTTTCCTCCAAGGTAAAGGTGACATTGTCCTCAATCCATTGACGGCGTGGGGCAGCCTTGTCTCCCATGAGGACTGAAACGCGTCGCTCTGCCCTAGCCAGGTCATCAATCGTCACTCGGATAAGGGTTCGTGTGTCAGGGTCCATCGTGGTTTCCCATAGCTGATCGGCATTCATCTCCCCAAGTCCCTTATAGCGTTGGAGACTTGCACCTTTACCAAATTCCTTGCGAAGATCCTCCAGCTCACCATCTGTCCAAGCATAGGAAACCTTCTCCGATTTGCCTTTACCCTTTGACATTTTATAAAGAGGAGGCAAGGCAATATAGACATGTCCTGCTTCAACCAGCGGCCGCATATAACGGTAGAAAAAGGTCAGCAGCAGGGTCTGAATATGAGCCCCATCCGTATCAGCATCGGTCATGATAATAATCTTGTCGTAATTAATATCATCAAGATTGAAATCAGCACCAACACCTGCGCCAATGGTATAAACCATTGTATTGATTTCCTCATTTTTGAGAATATCAGCCATCTTGGCCTTTTCTGTGTTCAAAACCTTACCACGTAAGGGGAGAATTGCCTGAAATTTACGATCCCTGCCCTGCTTAGCTGAGCCTCCAGCTGAGTCCCCCTCGACTAGGTACAGCTCGTTTTTCTTAGGATTTTTGGACTGGGCTGGAGTTAATTTCCCAGAAAGAAGCCCCTTGTCCTTTTTGTTTTTCTTACCATTTCGAGACTCATCACGCGCTCTTCTGGCTGCCTCACGCGCGTCTCTTGCCTTGATAGCCTTACGAATCAAATGACCTGCCAGCTCACCATTTTCAAGTAAAAAGAAGGTCAGCTTTTCTGATACAATGCTCTCAACGATCGGCCTTGCCAGTGGGCTTCCTAGCTTGTCCTTTGTTTGCCCTTCAAATTGCAAATGCTGCTCTGGTACAAGGATCGATAACACTGCAGACAAGCCCTCACGATAATCTGAGCCCTCCAAGTTTTTATCCTTTTCCTTTAGTAGGCTGGTTTTGCGGGCATAGTCATTCATGGCCTTTGTAATAGCTGATTTTAAGCCAGTTTCATGGCTGCCACCGTCCTTTGTCCTAACATTGTTAACAAAGGACAAAATGTTATCTGAAAACCCATCATTGTATTGCAAAGCGACCTCAACCTGAAAATCCTGCTCCTGCCCTTCCATGTAAATCACAGGAGTCAAGGTTTCCTTGTCCTCATTGAGATAGGCAACAAAATCCTGAACACCATTTTCATAATGAAATTCCTCAACGACCGGATCGTCACCTCGTAGATCAGTCAGGGTCATTTTAACCGTCTTTAGCAGAAAAGCAGATTCCTTTAGACGCTCTGCGATAGTATTCCACTTGAACTCAGTTGTCGAAAAAATCTTGTCATCAGGCATGAAAGTAACCCTTGTCCCTGATTTGCTTTTTGGAGCTGTAGCTATTTTTTCTAAGCCTGTCACTGGCCTACCGCCATTTTCAAAGCGCTGCTTGTAAACCGCTCCGTCTCTCGTGATTTCCACCTCTAGCCATGACGATAGGGCATTTACAACTGAAGAGCCCACACCATGCAGGCCTCCTGAGGTTTTATAGCCTCCTTGACCAAATTTACCACCTGCATGCAAGATGGTAAAGATGACCTGAACAGTTGGTATACCAAGGGCGTGCTGTCCGGTCGGCATGCCTCGTCCGCTGTCAGAAATGGTGGCAGAACCATCCTTGTTTAGCGTCACATCGATCTCATTTCCAAAGCCAGATAAGGCCTCGTCAACAGCATTGTCGACAATCTCCCAAATCAAATGGTGAAGTCCGGTTGCATCGGTTGATCCGATATACATCCCTGGTCTTTTACGAACTGCCTCTAAGCCCTCTAGGACCTGAATGGCATCATCATTATAATTTGTTATGCTTATTTCTTTCTTAGCCAAGTTGACCTCCAGACGTTTTCATCTTTTTTATCTTACAGGTTTTTTGAGAATTTTGCAAAATAATTTAAGATTTTTTCGTAATTCTTTGTAACTGCTTCCGCTTAAATCAATCATTATGATATAATGTATGTTATGAAATTGATCCTATTAATTCTTACAGCATATTTACTTGGCTCCATTCCAACAGGCTTATGGATTGGACAGTATTTCTATAACATCAACCTGCGTGAGCATGGCTCAGGTAATACCGGTACGACCAATACGTTTCGGATTCTTGGGCTAAAAGCTGGTGCTGCAACCTTATTGATTGATATTTTTAAGGGCACGCTTGCCACGCTTCTTCCGGTTTTGGTTGGCGCTAGCAATATCTCACCAATTACTATTGGCTTTTTTGCTGTCCTAGGGCATACCTTTCCTATTTTCGCTGGCTTCAAGGGAGGAAAGGCAGTCGCAACCAGTGCTGGTGTCTTGCTAGGCTTTGCCCCACTCTATCTCCTTTTTTTAGCGGCTGTGTTTGTGCTAACGCTTTATTTATTTAGCATGATTTCACTAGCTAGTCTAACAGCGTCTGTAGTAGCTGTGATTAGCGTTCTGACTTTTCCTGCCGCCCACTTTTTATTGCCTAGCTACGATTGGCTATTAACCATTACCATCGTTGTGCTAGCAGCAATCATTATCCTAAGGCATCAGGATAATATGAAGCGAATCAAGCAGCAATCTGAAAATCTCATTCCTTGGGGCTTGAACTTAAGCAAGCAGCAGCCCGCAAGCCATCACTAAATCAAAAAGCTGAGCATCAGTTACTATCAGATGCTCAGCTTTTTAAGTGTTGATTAGTTGTCTGCCTGATAAACAATTTGTCCCTTAGCAATGGTGTATTTCACAACTCCCTTTAGGGTTTCGCCAATAAAAGGTGAATTACTAGCCTTTGAAGCAAAGGCTTCTGTTACCAAACGCTCCTCCTTGTCAGCAAAAATAACAAGATCAGCAGGGCCAGACTCAGCCAAATAACCAGCATCAAAGCTATATAGTGAGGCTGGATTAATGGTCATTTTCTCTAATAACGCCATCAATGAAAGATGGCTCGGCTCCACAAGATTTGTCAGGCCTAATGACAATGAGGTTTCTAAGCCGGTCATTCCAGATGGTGCCTTGGTCAGATCAGCAACGGCCTTTTCATCACGATGATGTGGTGCATGATCCGTTGCAATAATAGCTATGACACCTGATTTGAGCCCCTCAATAACTGCTAATCTATCTTGTTCTGTTCTTAGAGGCGGATTCATCTTGGCATTTGCCCCTGCAAGCCGTAAAAGGTCTTCTGTTTTAGAAAAATGCTGCGGTGTTGCCTCGGCTGTGACCTTGGCACCTAACTGCTGAGCAAAGGCAACTACCTTAACAGACTCAGCCTTAGATAAATGTTGAATATGAACATGAGCTTGTCGATCATAGGCAATCATCACATCTCTGGCAATCATACTATATTCTGCCACACCAGTAGCGCCACAAAAATGAAAATGATCCTTAGCGATATGCTCATTGAAGCCAAGGACACCGTTTAATTGGGGATCCTCCTCATGCAGGGCAATGAAGGTCTTGTTGGCCTTAGCCAAATCCAATGCTTCCTTTAAGACCTTGGAGCTCTCTAAAGGAATGCCATCATCAGAAAAACTGACCGCACCAGCTGCTAAGAGCGCTTTAAAGTCTGTTAGCTCTTGGCCATTGAACCGCTTGGTCACACTAGCATTGGTATAAATGTTAATTTTTTCTTTAGCAGCACTTGCTAGAACAGCCTGTAAGGTTTCCGTATCTGATATAACAGGATTGGTGTTTGCCATCATGACTACTGTTGTCACCCCACCAGCAGCTGCTGCCAGAGCACCTGTATGAATGTCCTCCTTGTGCGTTTGACCCGGCTCTCTAAAATGAACATGAATATCCACTAAACCAGGAGCAACAACAAGTCCACTGGCATCGATCTGCTCTACCTCATCATGCTCAATGTCTGGAGCAATCCGTAAAATCCTTCCATTATCAATTAAGACATCTGCCACCTGATCTAGCTGTGATTTTGGATCCATCACACGCCCATTTTTAATTAATAACATGACCCCTCCTATGTCAAATCTACTTATCTGCTTATCAGGATAATCAAGCATAACCCTAGCAATTTCTGATTTATCTAGGCAGTGATTATTTGTTTTGCTTGACATATCGGACGTAACTGTCTTGATCCCTGATATCATCAATCTCTATTTAGCTAGGTATACCCAAGTCTCCAAAGCCGGATACTTTATTGGTAAATCGTCCTGCTTAGCCATAATAGCCTGCCTCAATGCCTAGCGCAGCCAGTCAATCTGTCCTAGGCCTTCTTTTTCTAAAATGGCGTTAGCTCTTGAAAAGGGCTTGCTGCCAAAAAAGCCACGATAGGCTGACAGAGGGCTAGGGTGAGGGCTTTCGATAACATGGTGAATCGGATTAGTAATCAAGGCCTTCTTTCTTCTCGCATAGGCTCCCCAGAGGATAAACACAACAGGCCTATCCTTAGCATTCAAGACCTTTATAACCGCATCGGTAAAGGGCTCCCAGATGAGACCTGCATGCCCATTGGCGCGTCCTTCTGGAACGGTCAAGCAGGCATTCAAGAGCAACACTCCCTGCTCAGCCCAGCTGCTAAGATCGTGATGATTCCTTACTCCAATATCTGCTGCTAATTCCTCCAAAATATTTTGCAAAGATGGCGGAGCAGGAATGGAGTCAGGCACTGAAAAGGAAAGTCCCTGAGCTTGAAGAGGGCCATGATAAGGGTCCTGCCCTAAAATAAGCACTCTTGTCTCTTCTAATGGCGTTACCTGTAAGGCCTTAAACACATTGTCTCTGGGCGGGTAAACCACTCCAGTCGCATAGACCTCATCTAAAAAGCGATTGATACGCCGATAATAATCCTTAGGTAACACTTGCTTAATCTCATCATGCCAAGCTGAATGTGTCATTAGATACCTCTCTAAAACGGTTTTCGTGGAATAATGAAGGCTTTGTCTGATTGTTCAAAGCCAAGCTTAGGGTAATAGGACATCGCCGAAGGTGCTGACAGCAATACAAGAGCAACAGCATCTCCAAGATCCTCTGAGATAAAAGACAGCAATTGCTTGCCTATCCCTTGACCCTGATATGCCTGATCAACTGCTAGGTCAGAAATATAGCAGACATAAGCATAGTCAGTAAGGGCTCTAGCAACACCAACTAACTTGTCACCTTCCCATGCTGTCCATAGATAATTGGAATGCTTTAGCATTTGCGATAATCTAGCCTCGTCCTTAGTCGGTCTTTTAATCCCTGAGGCTTCCAGCACTCGAGCAAAGGCCTGAGTTGAAATCATATGATTTTTCCGAAATACAATAGAGTCTGCCATATCCTACCTCCAACACTCTAGCCAGTCAGTTCTTGACAAAGCTAACTAACTGATTAGGCTACTTTAGTCTATCATATTTTTATCATAAAAACCCTAGAAATACAATATTTCTAGGGTAAATATTCGGTTTTTAAGAGAGTAAGCGCAGCCTCTTTTCTAAAAAGCCCTGACAGCGCTCCAGCAAAAAGGCAATCACCCAATAAATAAAGGCAACCAAGATATACATAGACATGTAATCCCACTCCCTGCCACCAATAATTTTAGCCTTTTGAAAAATATCAGGAACGGTAATCATAGCTGCCAAAGACGAACTTTTGACCATATCAATCACAACATTTCCTAAAGGCGGAATAGCAATACGAAAGGCCTGAGGCAGAATCACATGCTTGACAATGCTGACATAAGGCAGCCCCAAAGCCCTTGCTGCCTCCCATTGTCCCTGATCAATAGCATCAATCGAGGCACGAAAGACCTCAGAGATATAGGCTGCACTAACCAGTGAAAAGCCCAAATAGGCACATAACAAGGCAGACAGTTCTAAGCCATAATAGGGAAGCCCAAAATAAAGGACAAAGAGCACCACAATCATAGGAACGCCACGCATTATGGACACATAGCTCCTGACCAGATAATGACTAAAGTGACTAGTAGAACGCCTTAAAAAGGCTAAAAGCAAGCCCAGCAAAAGGCCTGTTAGAAAGCTTAAAAAAGAAATGCCTAAGGTATAGGGCAAACCTGACAAAACAAAGCCCAAGCTCTCTAGTATCAATCTAAGATTAAGCATCGCTTTAGAGCTCCTTTGTCTAAGGCACTAGTCCACATCACTGGCATCAATGACTGGAATTTTCTTGTCCTTACCAAAAGGAACTGTCAAATCCTGACCAGCATAGTATGTCTTTGAAATGGTTTTCAAGCTGCCATCTTGTTTCATGTCTTTGATGACCGCATCAATCTTTTTCTTAAGGGTGTCATCTTTTTTACTCATGATAATGCCCTGTGCTGTCGGATTATACAGCACATCACTCATTTTGACATTGAGGTTAGGATTTTGAGACTTCATGTAATCCACAAAAAGCTTTTGTGCAGGATAATCATTGGGAATAAAGTCTGTTCTGCCATTAGCAACATCGTTCAGGTAAACATCACCCGTCACATTATCATAAGTGACTAATTCAGCACCTTGCTTCTTGGCAACCTTCATGTATTCTGTACCAGAGGCGCCAGCTGCTTTTTTCCCTTTCCAATCGCTTAGGTCAGCCTTGCTTATGCCTGAGCTGCCATCAGCACGAACAATCATTCCCCCAACACCATACTTATAAGGCGTTGAGATGTTGTATTTTTTTTGCCGCTTGGCTGTAATGTCAAAATTATTGAGAGAAACATCAACACGACCGCTATCAACCGAAGTAAAAGCCTGATCATAGCCTGTTTCAATGAACTTCACCTTAAGATCAAGGCGTTTCCCAATTTCCTTCATCAGGTCAACCTCATAGCCGACCAATTCATTGGCATCATTATAGTACGATGTTGGCTGGTAGGTCGCAGGCGTAGCAACCTTTAAAACACCTTTATCTTTAATCTTTTCCCAGCTTGTTTTTTGAGCTGATGGCTGTGACCCACAGGCGGCTAACAGCAAGCTCGCCAAGCTAACAGAAAGTAAAGCAACTCCTTTTTTCATCAAGAACTCCTTTTTCATTATTAATGACAGTATAGCATTGACTAATCTTATAAGAGACTAGATATGCTCGATTTAACAAAAAAGCTAACCTATAATAGATTAGCTCTGTTTTATAATATTTAACCAGGTAGCTTTAACAATCCAGCCCGTTCAAACTGTCTAGCTATTCCCAGCAATAAGTCTTCTCGCCCTTTAGCAGCTATCAATTGAATGCCCATCGGCAATCCAGCAGACGTTTCATAGGTTGGTAAACTAAGAGCTGGTTGGCCTGTCAGATTTGCCAAAGCTGTGTAAGGGGTTATGAACAAGCTCTGCTCAAACATGGCTTCTACTAGCGCTAGGCGCTGACTGGAGGGGTAGCATTCCGCCTTAGCCAGCTTATCTATTAGCTCCTTGCTTGGCTGGAACTGTCCATGCTTTGGAGCAGGCGTATTGGCGGTAAAGGTCAGCAAAAGATCATACTGCTCATGAAAGCTTGCCATTTCAGCACTATAATGGTCCCAGCGCTGCAGCGCCTGAGAATAGACCGAAGCAAGAATATCCTTACCCGCTTGGTAGATAGCCCAGGTCATGACCTCCATATCTGCTTTGGTCACCTGACGACCAAGGGCTTCTTGGCTATCAGCAAACATAGCAGCTGTCTCAACACTAGTCATCAGGTAGTAATCCCTCATAACCTTTGGTATATCTAGAGGAAGCTTATCTAATCGCACAACCTCATGCCCCATCTCTTTTAGAAAATGACAGGCCTCGGTTAAAGCTGTCTGAGCATCTATAGAGGCGGTAGTTCCATCTATCATGTGATCATAAAGAGCAATCCTTAAGGGTCTGTCTAAAGGGTGAAAAAGCTCTTCTTTGGTTAATGGCACTAATGGAAAAGGGCTTTCTACCTGATAAACCTGCAAGTGATAAAGAAGACGACTTGTGTCTCGAATAGACCTCGTTAGAGCAAAATGAACAGACGCCCCCTGCCAGCCACGATAAGAGCCTGGCCCCACAGGCACTCTTCCTCTGCTTGGCTTTAAACCGATCAAGCCATTAAAGGAGGCAGGAATCCGAATGGATCCTCCTCCGTCACTAGCAGGAGCCAGCAAGGTGATTCCTGAGGACACAAGAGCTGCTGCCCCACCTGATGAACCACCAGCATTACGGCTCTTGTCCTGTGGCAGATTTACCGGACCATGTAAGCGACTATCACTAATATTTTTAAAGCCAAATTCAGGTGTATTGCTTCTTCCTAAAATAATAAAGCCCAGCTCCTCTAGTCGCTGCACAACATAATCCGTTTTTGAGGCACGATAATCCTTAAATAACACTGATCCTGCAGTGGCCAATTGGCCCTCCTGCTCCTGCCCTAAATCCTTTAGAAAAATAGGCACACCAGCAAATGGCTTTCCAGAAAAATCCCTTGCTGCTGCCTCAGCAAGAGCTTCTGAAAAACGCTCTGAGGTAATAGCATTCAACTCAGGATTGAGTGCTTGAGCCTTTTTAATTGTGTCTCTCACTAAGGCTGAGGGGCTCACCCTACCTTCTCGAACAGCCTGCGCCATTTCTGTTGCATCTTTAAAAATCATCAATTCCCTATCCTATCATCCATCAGCCTTGCTAGACCAACAAGCATGCCCTAACAATAGCTTTTTCTCTATATTTAATCATAAAACAGAGCAAGACGCCATTAAAATGAGCCACTAGACAGGCTACGACTTATTCATTAGGTATGATTAGCAAATGCGCTCAGAAAAAAAGGATTGAAGAGTCATACTCATAAGAGCCTACACCTTCAATCCTATAATCTGTTTCTTTATCACTTATCTAGTCGATGTTTTTAGCGCTGTCCAGTAGTAAGCAACCTCCTGATAGCCTTGGTGCTCATACATGGCGCGATTAGCTTCTTCTGAGATGAGAATGACCTTCTTATAGCCTTGACTGGCCTTACGCTGTAAGGCTGTACCGATACCACGACCACGATAGGCCTCATCTACACTGAAATCGTCCATTTCAATATAGTCGCCACATTCCCAAGCCGTAATATCTCCGATAATCTTCCCTTCCTTGATGGCTAAATAAATGGTTGAGCCGTTTGTCAATAGATTGGCTTCATTATCAGCCTTGCATTGATTGGCATAGGTTTCACCATAAGCCAAATTAGCCTGATATTTGTAAGCCAGATAGGCAGAAAAGCTTGTTTCTGAGAGCTGTTCAA carries:
- the ung gene encoding uracil-DNA glycosylase; its protein translation is MTHSAWHDEIKQVLPKDYYRRINRFLDEVYATGVVYPPRDNVFKALQVTPLEETRVLILGQDPYHGPLQAQGLSFSVPDSIPAPPSLQNILEELAADIGVRNHHDLSSWAEQGVLLLNACLTVPEGRANGHAGLIWEPFTDAVIKVLNAKDRPVVFILWGAYARRKKALITNPIHHVIESPHPSPLSAYRGFFGSKPFSRANAILEKEGLGQIDWLR
- a CDS encoding acetyltransferase, which translates into the protein MADSIVFRKNHMISTQAFARVLEASGIKRPTKDEARLSQMLKHSNYLWTAWEGDKLVGVARALTDYAYVCYISDLAVDQAYQGQGIGKQLLSFISEDLGDAVALVLLSAPSAMSYYPKLGFEQSDKAFIIPRKPF
- the yecS gene encoding transport system membrane protein; its protein translation is MLNLRLILESLGFVLSGLPYTLGISFLSFLTGLLLGLLLAFLRRSTSHFSHYLVRSYVSIMRGVPMIVVLFVLYFGLPYYGLELSALLCAYLGFSLVSAAYISEVFRASIDAIDQGQWEAARALGLPYVSIVKHVILPQAFRIAIPPLGNVVIDMVKSSSLAAMITVPDIFQKAKIIGGREWDYMSMYILVAFIYWVIAFLLERCQGFLEKRLRLLS
- the yckB gene encoding putative ABC transporter cystine-binding lipoprotein precursor, which translates into the protein MKKGVALLSVSLASLLLAACGSQPSAQKTSWEKIKDKGVLKVATPATYQPTSYYNDANELVGYEVDLMKEIGKRLDLKVKFIETGYDQAFTSVDSGRVDVSLNNFDITAKRQKKYNISTPYKYGVGGMIVRADGSSGISKADLSDWKGKKAAGASGTEYMKVAKKQGAELVTYDNVTGDVYLNDVANGRTDFIPNDYPAQKLFVDYMKSQNPNLNVKMSDVLYNPTAQGIIMSKKDDTLKKKIDAVIKDMKQDGSLKTISKTYYAGQDLTVPFGKDKKIPVIDASDVD
- the nylA gene encoding amidase is translated as MIFKDATEMAQAVREGRVSPSALVRDTIKKAQALNPELNAITSERFSEALAEAAARDFSGKPFAGVPIFLKDLGQEQEGQLATAGSVLFKDYRASKTDYVVQRLEELGFIILGRSNTPEFGFKNISDSRLHGPVNLPQDKSRNAGGSSGGAAALVSSGITLLAPASDGGGSIRIPASFNGLIGLKPSRGRVPVGPGSYRGWQGASVHFALTRSIRDTSRLLYHLQVYQVESPFPLVPLTKEELFHPLDRPLRIALYDHMIDGTTASIDAQTALTEACHFLKEMGHEVVRLDKLPLDIPKVMRDYYLMTSVETAAMFADSQEALGRQVTKADMEVMTWAIYQAGKDILASVYSQALQRWDHYSAEMASFHEQYDLLLTFTANTPAPKHGQFQPSKELIDKLAKAECYPSSQRLALVEAMFEQSLFITPYTALANLTGQPALSLPTYETSAGLPMGIQLIAAKGREDLLLGIARQFERAGLLKLPG
- a CDS encoding acetyltransferase (GNAT) family protein — protein: MTYKDLLEIGETSYYQTDRLTYYKNPVVSERYFDNYLSYRSMPSLADLKKDLAYVAKEQQDYPSHYAFLFFAENEELSTDMRAYLTDHHFSLEKHLIFTNELAKLHLKERDISPVTIEQLSETSFSAYLAYKYQANLAYGETYANQCKADNEANLLTNGSTIYLAIKEGKIIGDITAWECGDYIEMDDFSVDEAYRGRGIGTALQRKASQGYKKVILISEEANRAMYEHQGYQEVAYYWTALKTSTR